Proteins encoded within one genomic window of Chthonomonadales bacterium:
- a CDS encoding beta-galactosidase, giving the protein MRAIAHLSVILIALLDARAGAQPRLIAGFEGPSGLALARANNVRLLPVAAGATEGKRALRVDFGDAEWPNVTLAGTTPWDWSGYDGLALDLRNPGRAHVEFGVRVDDDPRADGARYCRQAGSGLAPGASATFLLPLGPGPMEHGMRGMPMAAPGMRVLGVSSGGPLNLSHIVAFQVFAHRPAAGTALVIDNVRLVRASASLEGIVDRFGQYTGAEWPGKARSETDLKLRADAEERALRAAPALKGRDRFGGWRDGPRMPATGYFRTEKVNGRWWLVTPDGTLFFSLGMDCVGAWNPTFVTGREPMFTWLPGKDEPLGRYYSEVSNVHSGPIQSGTAYNFLSANLDRKLGPEWERAWLDLAVRRLRSWGFNTVGNWSDARLYRNGRIPYVATTGISGPFARVASGQDYWGKMPDPFDPRFAEAAAAAAGAIARQVAGDPWCVGTFVDNELSWGGGDSDAGRYGLALGALALEAAASPAKRAFLTRLRERYPSVERLNAAWGASFPDWEALAGPLTPPASHTDALRGDLRAFTLEYARQYFRTVRDALHAVDPDHLYLGCRFAGYTPEAVQAAAELSDVVSFNIYAPRVDAARYGFLTALDRPCIIGEFHVGALDRGMFHTGLVAAPNQRARAAIYQGYVRSVLDNPAFVGCHWFQYVDEPLTGRYFDGENYNIGFVTVVDSPYPELVTAARAVHVEAYRRRFAGPSEGTPASSPARP; this is encoded by the coding sequence ATGCGAGCTATCGCCCACCTCTCCGTGATCCTGATCGCGCTGCTTGACGCGCGCGCCGGCGCGCAGCCGCGCCTCATTGCTGGCTTCGAGGGCCCGTCGGGCCTGGCGCTCGCGCGCGCCAACAACGTGCGCCTTCTGCCCGTTGCCGCGGGCGCCACCGAGGGCAAACGTGCCCTGCGAGTGGACTTCGGCGATGCCGAGTGGCCCAACGTGACGCTCGCCGGCACGACGCCCTGGGACTGGTCGGGGTACGACGGCCTGGCTCTGGACCTGCGCAACCCCGGACGCGCGCACGTGGAGTTCGGCGTGCGCGTCGATGACGACCCGCGCGCCGACGGGGCGCGCTACTGCCGTCAGGCCGGCAGTGGCCTGGCGCCCGGCGCCTCAGCGACGTTCTTGCTGCCCCTGGGCCCCGGGCCGATGGAGCACGGGATGCGAGGTATGCCGATGGCCGCGCCGGGCATGCGCGTGCTTGGCGTCTCGTCCGGCGGCCCGCTCAACCTGTCGCACATCGTCGCGTTCCAGGTGTTCGCCCACCGCCCGGCCGCCGGCACGGCCCTGGTCATCGACAACGTCCGGTTGGTCCGCGCCTCGGCCTCGCTCGAGGGCATCGTCGACCGCTTCGGGCAGTACACGGGCGCGGAATGGCCTGGCAAGGCGAGGTCGGAGACCGATCTGAAGCTGCGTGCCGACGCGGAGGAGCGCGCCCTGCGAGCCGCGCCAGCGCTGAAGGGCCGCGATCGCTTCGGCGGCTGGCGCGACGGACCCCGGATGCCGGCCACGGGCTACTTCCGTACGGAGAAGGTCAACGGCCGTTGGTGGCTCGTGACGCCCGACGGCACGCTCTTCTTCTCGCTCGGGATGGACTGCGTGGGAGCGTGGAACCCGACCTTCGTCACCGGCCGCGAGCCTATGTTCACCTGGCTGCCGGGGAAGGATGAGCCGCTCGGGCGCTACTACTCCGAGGTGAGCAATGTGCACTCGGGCCCGATCCAGAGCGGCACGGCCTACAACTTCCTGTCGGCCAACCTCGATCGCAAGCTCGGGCCGGAGTGGGAGCGAGCGTGGCTCGACCTCGCCGTGCGCCGTCTTCGGTCGTGGGGGTTCAACACCGTCGGCAACTGGTCGGACGCGCGCCTCTACCGTAACGGCCGCATCCCGTACGTAGCCACCACCGGCATCTCCGGGCCGTTCGCGCGCGTGGCGAGCGGGCAGGACTACTGGGGCAAGATGCCCGATCCCTTCGATCCACGGTTCGCGGAGGCCGCCGCGGCCGCGGCAGGCGCGATCGCCCGGCAGGTCGCCGGAGACCCATGGTGCGTCGGCACCTTCGTGGATAACGAGCTGAGCTGGGGCGGAGGCGATTCGGACGCGGGCCGCTATGGCCTGGCTCTTGGAGCGCTCGCGCTCGAGGCGGCGGCATCGCCGGCCAAGCGGGCGTTCCTCACCCGGCTTCGGGAGCGGTACCCATCCGTCGAGCGGCTCAACGCTGCCTGGGGCGCCTCGTTCCCGGACTGGGAGGCGCTCGCCGGACCGTTGACGCCGCCCGCCAGCCATACCGACGCGCTGCGCGGCGACCTGCGCGCCTTCACGCTCGAGTACGCCCGCCAGTATTTCCGAACGGTACGCGACGCCCTCCACGCCGTCGACCCGGACCACCTCTACCTCGGATGCCGCTTCGCCGGCTACACGCCAGAGGCCGTGCAGGCCGCCGCCGAGCTCAGCGACGTGGTCAGCTTCAACATCTACGCACCGCGCGTCGACGCGGCGCGGTATGGCTTCCTGACCGCGCTGGATCGCCCGTGCATCATTGGCGAGTTCCACGTGGGGGCCCTCGACCGGGGCATGTTCCACACTGGCCTGGTCGCCGCGCCGAACCAGCGTGCGCGAGCGGCCATCTACCAGGGCTACGTGCGCTCCGTGCTGGACAACCCCGCGTTCGTGGGCTGTCACTGGTTCCAGTACGTGGACGAACCACTCACCGGCCGCTACTTCGACGGTGAGAACTATAACATCGGCTTCGTCACCGTGGTGGACTCGCCCTATCCGGAACTGGTGACGGCCGCGCGCGCAGTGCACGTCGAAGCCTATCGCCGCCGCTTCGCCGGCCCAAGCGAGGGCACGCCGGCGTCGAGTCCGGCCCGACCTTAG
- a CDS encoding cyclic-di-AMP receptor, whose protein sequence is MKLVITVVHDRDKNRITETLLRNDFKFTKIGSTGGFLREGNVTLLVGVDESEVERLLQLIGDSCKTREQFVNVLPPDAAPVGTFMPSPVKVLVGGAVVFVVDVERFERF, encoded by the coding sequence GTGAAGCTCGTAATCACCGTCGTGCATGATCGCGATAAGAACCGCATCACGGAGACCCTGCTGCGCAACGACTTCAAGTTCACCAAGATCGGCAGCACCGGCGGTTTCCTGCGCGAGGGCAACGTGACCCTGCTGGTGGGGGTGGACGAGAGCGAGGTGGAGCGGCTCCTGCAGCTGATCGGCGACAGCTGCAAGACGCGTGAGCAGTTCGTGAACGTGCTGCCGCCAGACGCGGCTCCCGTGGGCACGTTCATGCCCTCGCCGGTGAAGGTGCTCGTGGGCGGCGCGGTGGTCTTCGTGGTCGACGTGGAGCGCTTCGAGCGCTTCTGA
- a CDS encoding ATP-binding cassette domain-containing protein gives MADPVVEAIGVSKSYEGVTALDGVSFTVGSGEVFALVGPNGAGKTTLMRLLTDILRPDGGQVRLFGNSRIRASLSRVGYMPEERGLYRGLTALDTVSYFARLKGLSAADARRGAERALEAVGMAGHAKRKLEELSKGMSQRVQFAATLAHGPDLLILDEPFSGLDPVSSRRLQELVQERHEAGTTVLLSTHNMEHAERLCQRLLMLHRGQVRLYGSIAEIKARYVDHALLVECDGPVPGIAGVRHEALGPHAARLYPQDGARRRDVLAALLAAGADVRRFEPEEPTLEDIFVRVAGTEGERDLRETMAAAV, from the coding sequence GTGGCGGATCCGGTGGTGGAGGCCATCGGGGTCAGCAAGTCCTACGAGGGCGTGACCGCGCTGGACGGCGTCTCGTTCACCGTGGGAAGCGGCGAGGTGTTCGCCCTCGTCGGCCCCAACGGCGCAGGCAAGACTACACTGATGAGGCTGCTAACCGACATCCTGCGCCCCGACGGTGGCCAGGTGCGCCTCTTCGGCAACTCCCGAATCCGCGCCTCGCTGTCGCGCGTGGGCTACATGCCGGAGGAGCGCGGCCTCTACCGCGGCCTCACGGCCCTCGATACCGTCTCCTATTTCGCCCGCCTGAAGGGCCTCTCCGCGGCGGACGCCCGCCGCGGCGCCGAACGCGCCCTCGAAGCGGTCGGCATGGCCGGGCACGCGAAGCGCAAACTTGAGGAGCTCTCCAAGGGGATGTCCCAGCGCGTGCAGTTCGCGGCCACGCTCGCCCACGGGCCGGATCTGCTCATTCTGGACGAGCCCTTCTCGGGCCTGGACCCCGTGAGCTCTCGGCGCCTTCAGGAGCTCGTTCAGGAGCGGCACGAGGCCGGCACGACGGTGCTCCTCTCCACCCACAACATGGAGCACGCCGAGCGGCTCTGTCAGCGCCTGCTGATGCTGCACCGCGGACAGGTGCGCCTCTACGGCTCCATCGCCGAGATCAAGGCGCGGTACGTCGACCACGCACTGCTCGTGGAGTGCGATGGCCCGGTGCCGGGCATCGCCGGCGTGCGCCACGAGGCCCTCGGACCACACGCCGCGCGCCTGTATCCGCAGGACGGCGCCCGGCGGCGTGACGTGCTCGCCGCCCTGCTGGCGGCCGGCGCCGACGTGCGGCGGTTCGAGCCCGAGGAGCCCACGCTGGAGGACATCTTCGTGCGGGTCGCCGGCACGGAAGGCGAGCGCGACCTGCGGGAGACGATGGCGGCGGCCGTGTGA
- the tmk gene encoding dTMP kinase, whose protein sequence is MRGAFITFEGVEGAGKTTQARLLRDHLLGMGLRCQIVREPGGEPTAEAIRGLLLAAQDPVTARAELLLFAAARAQLVERVVLPALREGVVVLCDRYADSTVAYQGHARGHDVAFVRSVNVFATGGLSPDLTLLLDLPADEGLRRQPDRNRMEREPLEFHRRVREGYLAEAEREPARFTVIDARLPAEGVHAEIVRRALAVADPARAQAPIDPQA, encoded by the coding sequence ATGAGAGGCGCCTTCATCACTTTCGAGGGAGTCGAGGGGGCGGGCAAGACAACGCAGGCCAGGCTTCTGCGTGACCACCTTCTGGGCATGGGGCTGCGCTGCCAGATCGTGCGCGAGCCGGGCGGCGAGCCGACGGCCGAGGCCATCCGTGGCCTGCTGTTGGCGGCGCAGGACCCGGTGACGGCGCGCGCCGAGTTGCTGTTGTTCGCCGCGGCGCGCGCGCAGCTCGTGGAGCGCGTGGTGCTGCCTGCCCTGCGTGAAGGTGTCGTGGTGCTCTGCGACCGCTACGCGGACTCGACGGTGGCATACCAGGGCCACGCGCGGGGCCACGATGTGGCGTTCGTGCGCTCGGTGAACGTGTTCGCCACCGGCGGCCTGAGCCCCGATCTGACCCTGCTGCTTGACCTGCCGGCGGACGAGGGCCTGCGGCGCCAGCCGGATCGTAACCGCATGGAGCGTGAGCCGCTGGAGTTCCACCGCCGCGTGCGCGAGGGGTACCTGGCCGAGGCGGAGCGCGAGCCCGCGCGCTTCACCGTGATCGACGCGCGCCTACCAGCCGAGGGCGTGCATGCCGAGATCGTGCGCCGCGCGCTCGCCGTTGCGGATCCGGCGCGGGCGCAAGCGCCCATCGACCCGCAAGCCTGA